The Metabacillus sediminilitoris genome window below encodes:
- the cobD gene encoding threonine-phosphate decarboxylase CobD — protein MKWPNHGGQPKRILELNGIKQEDRYFDFSANINPLGTPLVLKEQLIKTFTEFEKYPDPDYQEATKLIALHEGLQQEQVLLTNGGAEAIFLIAQMFTGKKALIIQPTFSEYERACKVYHLELSYLTLQPEKDFSFPLEKVLNKMEEVDVVFLCRPNNPTGTVVDLHDIKALLEKGTKCNTMIVVDEAFIHFLPSHIEDLSFLIEQYSNLILLRSLTKIYAIPSLRLGYIIAKPAMIDLLKRNQIPWSVNGVVTSLLPSLLTQDSFINETKTWLNRQLNDIKSELTKLDFYYSPTQVNFYLLKDQNQQDTSEQLFTFLVENNIIPRHTHNFRGLDGKFIRLAVRSEKENTYLLQTLRLWREKKC, from the coding sequence ATGAAATGGCCTAATCACGGAGGGCAGCCTAAAAGAATTTTGGAATTGAATGGAATAAAACAAGAAGATAGATATTTTGACTTTAGTGCAAATATTAATCCACTTGGCACCCCACTAGTTTTAAAGGAGCAGTTGATCAAAACATTCACCGAATTCGAAAAGTATCCAGATCCTGACTATCAAGAAGCAACGAAATTAATAGCTTTACATGAAGGTTTACAACAAGAACAGGTACTTTTAACAAATGGTGGAGCTGAGGCAATTTTTCTTATTGCTCAAATGTTTACAGGTAAAAAAGCATTGATTATCCAACCGACATTCTCAGAATACGAAAGAGCTTGCAAGGTGTATCATTTAGAATTGTCATATCTTACTCTTCAACCTGAAAAGGACTTTTCATTTCCACTTGAAAAGGTTTTAAACAAAATGGAGGAGGTGGATGTTGTTTTTCTATGTCGGCCTAATAACCCAACAGGTACAGTTGTTGATTTACATGATATAAAAGCTTTATTGGAAAAAGGAACGAAGTGTAATACCATGATTGTTGTAGATGAAGCATTTATTCACTTTTTACCATCACATATTGAGGACTTATCCTTTTTAATTGAGCAATATTCAAATTTAATTCTCCTAAGGTCATTAACAAAAATCTATGCGATTCCAAGCCTTAGACTTGGATATATCATTGCAAAGCCTGCAATGATCGATCTATTAAAAAGAAATCAGATTCCCTGGAGTGTAAATGGTGTTGTCACATCATTATTGCCGAGTCTATTAACACAAGACAGCTTTATTAATGAAACTAAAACGTGGTTGAACAGACAGCTAAACGATATAAAATCTGAACTAACAAAATTAGATTTTTATTATTCTCCGACGCAGGTGAACTTTTATCTATTAAAAGATCAGAATCAACAAGATACAAGTGAACAATTGTTTACCTTTTTAGTTGAAAATAACATCATTCCTCGACATACTCACAACTTCAGAGGACTTGATGGTAAGTTTATCCGATTAGCCGTTCGCAGTGAGAAGGAAAATACCTATTTGCTGCAGACATTGCGTCTATGGAGAGAGAAAAAATGCTGA
- a CDS encoding bifunctional adenosylcobinamide kinase/adenosylcobinamide-phosphate guanylyltransferase, with product MLTFISGGARSGKSTFAEQYALQIRTETNKDHDKSLVYIATAERTDQEMEQRITRHILERSSVWYTFEVPLDIESVLLTVRDHKIILLDCLTVWLNNMLYKGQADLPLILDEVSKWIQITERKQLHLIIVSNDVNEEIPTDSHFIHQYIYQLEKVHSLITANANSVYQVIGGIPIKWKG from the coding sequence ATGCTGACATTTATTTCTGGTGGTGCGCGTTCAGGTAAAAGTACGTTTGCAGAACAATATGCACTACAAATTAGAACAGAAACTAATAAAGATCATGATAAGTCCTTGGTATATATAGCTACTGCTGAACGAACAGATCAAGAAATGGAACAAAGAATTACCAGACATATCTTAGAGCGAAGTTCAGTATGGTATACATTCGAAGTCCCGCTTGATATTGAAAGTGTATTACTTACAGTAAGGGATCATAAAATCATTTTATTGGACTGCTTAACTGTTTGGTTAAATAACATGTTGTATAAGGGACAAGCAGATTTACCTCTCATTTTGGACGAGGTTTCTAAATGGATTCAAATTACGGAAAGGAAACAACTGCATTTAATCATTGTATCAAATGATGTTAATGAAGAAATACCAACTGACAGTCATTTTATCCATCAATACATTTATCAATTAGAAAAGGTTCACTCACTTATTACGGCAAATGCCAATAGTGTTTATCAAGTTATCGGGGGTATTCCCATTAAATGGAAAGGCTGA
- the cobS gene encoding adenosylcobinamide-GDP ribazoletransferase, whose protein sequence is MERLIKMKQYVQGFILALQFLTRIPIPVACPWEKRSIKGALSSFGIVGILIGGILAVTITLTQPIIPESMSTLLIVTLWVLLTGGLHLDGLMDVADAVGSNAPYERKLVIMKDPQVGSFAVLAVIFHLIWKMTFIYFLLTQNSMEQNKLLLCFILIPACSRLLPLYILYSVPVLKQQGLAYQWKQHISAKELVFATIVVFIYTLFFPTMLIIFFSYIIFFSFFCFWIKKNFKGMNGDILGASIEGGELWGLFILWIYTWFVTG, encoded by the coding sequence ATGGAAAGGCTGATCAAGATGAAGCAATACGTTCAAGGATTTATTTTAGCCTTACAATTTTTAACTCGCATTCCAATCCCTGTTGCTTGTCCATGGGAAAAGAGATCAATTAAAGGGGCACTGTCATCATTTGGAATCGTTGGTATACTTATTGGAGGTATTTTGGCAGTAACCATCACTCTTACACAACCAATTATTCCAGAATCGATGAGTACTTTATTAATCGTGACACTTTGGGTGTTATTAACAGGTGGATTACATTTGGATGGACTTATGGATGTAGCAGATGCAGTTGGCTCAAATGCCCCTTACGAAAGAAAGCTTGTAATAATGAAAGACCCACAAGTAGGGAGTTTTGCCGTTCTAGCTGTCATTTTCCATCTTATTTGGAAAATGACTTTCATTTACTTTTTACTTACACAGAATAGTATGGAGCAAAACAAATTACTCTTATGTTTCATTTTGATCCCTGCATGCAGTCGATTACTCCCGCTTTACATACTCTATTCTGTTCCCGTTTTGAAGCAGCAAGGCTTAGCCTATCAATGGAAACAGCATATTTCTGCTAAGGAACTTGTTTTTGCAACAATAGTGGTCTTCATTTACACACTCTTTTTCCCAACCATGTTAATTATCTTTTTTTCTTATATCATCTTTTTCTCTTTCTTTTGTTTCTGGATCAAGAAAAACTTTAAAGGGATGAACGGTGATATATTAGGTGCCTCAATTGAAGGAGGAGAATTATGGGGGCTTTTCATACTTTGGATATATACTTGGTTCGTCACGGGTTAA
- a CDS encoding histidine phosphatase family protein codes for MGAFHTLDIYLVRHGLTKWNVDKRYLGHTDIPLLLVERNKLNPLREVLKNIMFDYCYSSDLKRCVETFHYIQPQKHVCVDARLRELNFGNWEGFTYETLKDDSSYQEWLSDSVKKAPPNGESLYQLIDRITDFLSDLQSIKFTSPNKKILIITHGGVIRSLFQMFGLAKSIWEVNVEHAKAYRLTLQEIRGEWVCSSLSVEPIQENEI; via the coding sequence ATGGGGGCTTTTCATACTTTGGATATATACTTGGTTCGTCACGGGTTAACAAAATGGAATGTCGATAAACGTTATTTGGGTCATACAGATATACCTTTGCTATTAGTTGAACGAAATAAATTAAATCCATTACGGGAAGTTTTGAAAAACATCATGTTTGACTATTGCTATTCAAGTGATCTTAAAAGATGTGTTGAAACATTTCACTATATACAACCGCAAAAACATGTTTGTGTAGATGCTAGATTAAGAGAACTTAACTTTGGAAATTGGGAAGGGTTTACGTATGAGACTTTAAAGGATGATAGTAGCTATCAAGAGTGGCTATCAGACTCGGTGAAAAAAGCACCTCCAAACGGAGAATCACTCTATCAATTAATTGATAGAATCACTGATTTTTTAAGTGATCTTCAATCAATTAAATTCACTTCTCCAAATAAGAAAATACTTATTATTACTCATGGTGGTGTCATTCGTTCACTTTTTCAAATGTTTGGGCTTGCTAAGTCAATTTGGGAAGTCAATGTTGAACATGCAAAGGCATATCGGTTGACATTGCAAGAAATAAGGGGGGAATGGGTTTGCAGCTCGTTGTCGGTGGAGCCTATTCAGGAAAACGAAATATAA
- a CDS encoding bifunctional adenosylcobinamide kinase/adenosylcobinamide-phosphate guanylyltransferase: protein MQLVVGGAYSGKRNIIRKQYDDLTWHSAYDKRPIMNWKSSFHSSSAIVLEGWEEWIKHELETYADLEKVKMIFFKIIDEFSELEKKYDKKIILIMLEMGRGIVPLNEEDRNLRDISGWILQYATKKAETVQYCWHGLYKTIK, encoded by the coding sequence TTGCAGCTCGTTGTCGGTGGAGCCTATTCAGGAAAACGAAATATAATTCGAAAGCAATATGATGATTTAACTTGGCATAGTGCATACGATAAAAGGCCAATTATGAATTGGAAAAGTTCTTTCCATTCTAGCTCTGCAATCGTTTTAGAAGGATGGGAAGAATGGATTAAGCATGAATTGGAAACATATGCGGACCTAGAAAAAGTAAAAATGATCTTTTTCAAAATAATTGATGAATTTAGTGAACTTGAGAAAAAGTATGATAAGAAAATTATTCTTATTATGCTTGAAATGGGAAGAGGAATTGTACCTTTAAATGAAGAAGATCGTAACTTAAGAGATATATCGGGCTGGATACTGCAATATGCAACCAAAAAGGCTGAAACAGTACAATATTGTTGGCATGGTTTATATAAAACGATCAAATAG
- a CDS encoding metallophosphoesterase: MILIFFLIFLIVLIPLIYKANNNTKDVVINNISLEETDGKFLNNHLKILQLSDLHLENISISPQELRKLVENEPIDLIALTGDFLDRKRSIPKLIPYLEVLNNVNPTFGMYAVFGNHDYVLKDKYFHRLKETLEENGCRTLQNEHLTIEVKGQRLNIIGIDDYSTNRSDLLQSYNGLEEGYNLVLTHDPNLVLEMKEFHFDYLLSGHFHGGQIHWPKPYHLIKMGKLVRMKMVKGLHYHNGKPFYISEGLGQTGVNIRIGSRPEITFHTLT, translated from the coding sequence ATGATTTTGATTTTCTTTTTGATTTTTCTTATCGTCTTAATTCCTTTAATTTATAAAGCAAATAACAATACAAAAGATGTTGTCATTAATAATATTTCTCTTGAAGAGACAGACGGTAAATTTCTAAATAACCATCTGAAAATTCTTCAGCTTTCAGATTTACATTTAGAAAATATTTCAATATCGCCTCAAGAACTCCGTAAACTTGTAGAAAATGAGCCAATCGACTTAATAGCCCTTACAGGTGATTTCCTCGATCGTAAACGAAGTATCCCTAAGTTAATTCCTTATTTGGAAGTTCTAAATAATGTAAACCCAACGTTTGGAATGTATGCAGTCTTCGGAAATCATGATTACGTATTAAAAGACAAGTACTTTCATCGTTTAAAAGAAACCTTAGAGGAAAATGGTTGTAGAACATTACAAAATGAACATCTTACAATCGAGGTTAAAGGACAAAGGCTTAATATTATTGGAATTGATGATTATAGTACAAACCGCAGTGATCTTCTTCAATCGTATAATGGTTTAGAAGAAGGGTATAATTTAGTTTTAACCCATGACCCAAACCTTGTTTTAGAAATGAAAGAATTTCATTTTGATTATCTTCTTTCCGGGCATTTTCACGGTGGACAAATTCATTGGCCAAAACCATATCACTTAATCAAAATGGGTAAACTGGTCCGAATGAAAATGGTTAAAGGATTACATTATCACAACGGAAAACCTTTTTATATTAGTGAAGGACTTGGACAAACTGGTGTAAATATACGTATTGGTAGCCGACCAGAAATCACTTTTCATACTTTGACCTAA
- a CDS encoding MGDG synthase family glycosyltransferase, whose translation MKKILFMPLLRMSSGHHQVADSMIESLKEGKLRCECEKIELLSYSFGFIETMITGMYLKSIKYCPSLYSWLYRRVSFNKRVESRNYFIYELLFLRSIKKVLKEINPDFIICTHALPSYLLNKLKKNSLQSVPVMNVYTDFFVNQLWGISHIDIHFAPSQEVKQYLLEQGVKNHQIHVTGIPVHPHFSSKDTHPIECNKINIIISGGSLGTGNIKKLLKKLNPLGQVHYTVLCGENSKLFQFIQSLKCPFITPLPYISCKKEMNSLYQNASGIITKPGGVTISETLRKRLPIFIYSALPGQEEINLHHLKDNELVFLLKNQRHQDLENQILEHLNSQSNMNHQRKQVIRYLNTIESDNISHTLVKILSNSFV comes from the coding sequence ATGAAAAAAATTTTGTTTATGCCTTTGTTACGAATGTCATCTGGTCATCATCAAGTTGCAGACAGTATGATCGAATCTTTAAAAGAAGGTAAGTTACGATGCGAATGTGAAAAAATAGAACTGTTATCCTACAGTTTTGGATTCATCGAAACAATGATTACTGGTATGTATTTAAAATCAATTAAGTACTGTCCTTCATTATATAGTTGGTTATACCGAAGAGTTTCGTTTAATAAAAGAGTTGAATCGAGAAATTACTTCATATATGAACTGCTTTTTCTCCGTTCCATAAAAAAAGTTCTAAAAGAAATCAATCCTGATTTCATCATTTGTACACATGCACTTCCTTCTTATTTATTAAATAAACTGAAAAAAAATTCACTCCAATCTGTACCTGTCATGAATGTTTACACTGATTTTTTTGTCAATCAATTATGGGGGATATCACATATTGATATTCATTTTGCTCCTTCTCAAGAGGTGAAACAATATTTATTGGAACAAGGAGTTAAAAATCACCAAATTCATGTAACTGGAATTCCTGTACATCCTCATTTTTCAAGTAAAGATACACACCCCATAGAATGTAATAAAATAAATATCATCATTTCTGGTGGTAGTCTTGGAACTGGCAATATTAAAAAATTGCTAAAAAAGCTTAACCCGCTAGGACAGGTTCATTACACTGTTTTATGTGGTGAAAATAGTAAGTTATTTCAATTCATTCAATCACTGAAATGTCCTTTCATTACACCATTACCTTATATTTCATGCAAAAAGGAAATGAATTCTCTCTATCAAAATGCTTCGGGTATTATTACAAAACCAGGAGGAGTAACAATTAGTGAAACATTAAGAAAAAGATTGCCAATATTTATTTATTCTGCGTTACCAGGTCAAGAGGAAATAAATTTACACCATTTAAAAGATAACGAGCTTGTTTTTTTATTGAAAAATCAGCGTCATCAAGACCTTGAAAATCAAATTCTAGAACACCTCAATTCACAGTCAAATATGAATCATCAAAGAAAACAGGTAATACGTTACTTAAACACAATAGAAAGTGATAATATTTCACATACACTTGTAAAAATACTTTCAAATAGTTTCGTCTAA
- a CDS encoding DUF1657 domain-containing protein, translated as MTVVNQVKTTLAGLKSAQASFETFALGTDNQQAKELYQNAAKQTQTVIDSIEPRLQEIEDEEPQYKQ; from the coding sequence TTGACAGTAGTGAATCAAGTTAAAACAACATTAGCCGGGTTAAAAAGTGCACAAGCAAGCTTCGAAACATTTGCATTAGGAACTGATAATCAGCAAGCAAAGGAACTTTATCAAAATGCGGCAAAGCAAACACAGACCGTAATTGATAGTATTGAACCTCGTCTGCAAGAGATCGAAGACGAAGAGCCTCAATACAAACAATAA
- a CDS encoding YhcN/YlaJ family sporulation lipoprotein — translation MKHRNISVLHIVIILMIATGCNMANNNNEKNNLNIKNVSHLDMNHVNMESEIEKLLDKEKEVSDVKVFDTDKEIFIAAEIKQMDRFRIKEIEKKLNNLIKDKYPNHNVTLSTDKKIFLELDKLEQKAKNTNMNNKDLEKEIKRIKSLSEELT, via the coding sequence ATGAAACATAGAAATATATCAGTGTTACACATTGTCATTATCTTAATGATAGCTACTGGTTGTAACATGGCAAATAACAATAATGAAAAGAACAACTTAAATATAAAAAACGTTTCACACCTTGACATGAATCATGTAAATATGGAAAGTGAAATTGAAAAATTGCTTGATAAAGAAAAAGAAGTTAGTGATGTTAAAGTGTTTGATACTGATAAGGAAATTTTCATTGCAGCTGAAATTAAGCAAATGGATCGATTTCGTATAAAAGAAATTGAAAAAAAATTAAATAACTTAATAAAAGATAAGTATCCAAATCATAATGTGACATTATCTACAGACAAAAAAATATTTCTTGAACTCGATAAATTAGAACAGAAAGCAAAGAATACAAACATGAATAACAAGGATCTTGAAAAAGAAATAAAAAGAATTAAAAGCCTTTCGGAGGAACTCACATAA
- the spoVAC gene encoding stage V sporulation protein AC: MSNNKKKNLTPTQQEYQAFQDEREVKRPVLQNCIKAFLVGGIICLIGQAIQTFFIYNFDFTEQTAGNPTVAVMIFLSMLLTGFGVYDRLAQFGGAGSAVPVTGFGNAVISAAIEHRTEGFVLGVGGNMFKLAGSVIMFGVFSAFVIATIKTILIQWGGL; this comes from the coding sequence ATGTCAAATAACAAGAAAAAAAATTTAACTCCTACTCAACAAGAGTATCAAGCATTTCAGGATGAACGTGAGGTAAAACGCCCAGTTTTACAAAATTGTATAAAGGCATTTTTAGTCGGAGGTATAATCTGTCTTATTGGACAGGCTATTCAAACCTTTTTTATATATAATTTTGATTTTACTGAACAAACAGCTGGAAACCCAACTGTTGCAGTGATGATTTTTCTTTCAATGCTCTTAACAGGTTTTGGTGTATATGATCGGCTTGCTCAATTTGGCGGTGCCGGTTCAGCAGTTCCGGTTACCGGGTTTGGAAATGCAGTAATTTCAGCAGCTATTGAACATCGGACAGAGGGATTTGTCCTAGGGGTAGGAGGAAATATGTTCAAGCTGGCAGGTTCAGTTATTATGTTTGGTGTGTTTTCGGCCTTTGTTATTGCAACGATTAAAACAATTTTGATTCAATGGGGTGGTCTATAA
- the spoVAD gene encoding stage V sporulation protein AD: MLIGHRTWLFQNEPVIVSTGTVGGPFEANGNIPEDFDLLHDDIWLRQDSFEKAQKVMLEEACQKAMEKANVQQEQVQFFLGGDLINQMTPTSFAIKSFDVPYLGLFGACSTSMEGLALGAFLVNYGGSTCLMTGASSHNAATEKQFRYPTEYGGQKPPTSQWTVTGAGVAILKDKGEGPRVTSATIGRVIDMGLTDPFNMGGAMAPAAVDTIETHLKERGVDPSYYDLIVTGDLAHIGREVSLDLLRKHGLTINEEQFQDCGLIIYREGQPVLAGASGPGCSASVVYGHLLNRMNKGEIKRMLVVATGALLSPLTFQQSETIPCIAHAVSIELGGRDA; encoded by the coding sequence ATGTTAATAGGCCATCGAACATGGTTATTTCAAAACGAACCAGTTATTGTATCTACAGGTACAGTTGGCGGACCCTTCGAAGCTAATGGAAATATTCCAGAAGATTTCGACTTGTTACACGATGATATTTGGCTCCGACAAGATTCATTTGAAAAGGCACAAAAAGTAATGCTAGAGGAAGCGTGTCAAAAAGCAATGGAAAAAGCAAATGTCCAACAAGAACAAGTCCAATTTTTCCTTGGCGGCGATTTAATTAATCAAATGACTCCGACAAGTTTTGCGATAAAATCCTTTGATGTTCCTTATTTAGGGTTATTTGGGGCATGTTCAACTTCGATGGAAGGCTTGGCGCTTGGGGCTTTCCTTGTTAATTATGGTGGCTCAACATGTTTGATGACAGGTGCTTCAAGTCATAATGCTGCAACAGAAAAACAATTCCGCTATCCAACGGAATATGGAGGACAAAAACCGCCAACATCACAATGGACTGTTACAGGGGCTGGGGTTGCTATATTAAAAGATAAAGGTGAAGGTCCAAGAGTAACTTCAGCGACAATTGGCCGAGTTATTGATATGGGCTTAACAGATCCTTTTAATATGGGTGGGGCAATGGCTCCTGCAGCAGTCGATACAATTGAAACGCATTTAAAAGAAAGAGGTGTTGATCCCTCTTATTATGATTTAATTGTAACAGGTGATCTTGCACATATCGGTCGAGAAGTTTCTCTCGATTTACTAAGAAAACATGGTCTTACGATTAATGAAGAACAATTTCAAGATTGCGGTCTAATAATATATCGTGAAGGTCAACCCGTTCTAGCGGGTGCCAGTGGTCCCGGATGTTCTGCATCTGTTGTTTACGGTCATTTACTAAATCGTATGAACAAGGGGGAGATTAAGAGGATGTTAGTTGTAGCTACTGGTGCATTACTATCGCCTCTTACTTTTCAACAAAGTGAAACCATTCCTTGTATCGCTCATGCGGTTTCAATTGAGTTAGGGGGCCGTGATGCATGA
- the spoVAE gene encoding stage V sporulation protein AE, with translation MIFFWAFVIGGLICVIGQIMFDVFKLTPAHTLSTLVVVGALLDGFNLYEPLIAFAGAGATIPITSFGNSLVHGAMQEAEQHGLVGVITGMFEVTSSGISAAIIFGLIGAIIFKPKG, from the coding sequence ATGATCTTTTTTTGGGCATTTGTTATTGGTGGATTAATTTGTGTAATAGGTCAAATAATGTTTGATGTATTTAAATTAACACCAGCACACACTTTAAGTACATTAGTTGTAGTTGGCGCGCTTTTGGATGGCTTTAATTTATACGAACCTTTAATCGCTTTTGCAGGTGCAGGAGCTACAATCCCAATTACAAGTTTTGGAAATTCACTTGTTCATGGTGCAATGCAGGAGGCAGAGCAACACGGACTTGTTGGTGTTATTACAGGAATGTTTGAAGTAACAAGTTCCGGGATCTCTGCTGCGATTATTTTTGGCTTAATAGGTGCCATCATCTTTAAACCAAAAGGATAG
- a CDS encoding DUF1657 domain-containing protein has protein sequence MTVGAQVKQCLSTVKGIEASLSSLAITSQDEDAKRTFHEMMMVMAEVKEDLKIRVGQLEMEEFQYKGF, from the coding sequence ATGACAGTTGGAGCACAAGTAAAACAATGTTTATCGACCGTAAAAGGCATTGAGGCAAGTTTATCTAGTCTTGCCATTACCTCACAAGATGAAGATGCAAAAAGAACATTTCATGAAATGATGATGGTAATGGCTGAAGTAAAAGAGGATTTAAAAATACGTGTTGGTCAATTAGAAATGGAAGAATTTCAGTACAAAGGATTTTAA
- a CDS encoding DUF421 domain-containing protein, producing MPEWLDVVVRSFLFIVVLFLITKILGKKQLTELSFFEYVTGITIGSIAGEVIMGLEGNMWHGVISILIFGAVPFFVGIISLKSKRFSDYVEGKGTIFIKDGKVMEDNLKKERYTADELLELLRRKDVFQVADVEFAVLEPTGDLSVLLKKENRPVTVKDLGLVTPNEKEPQTVIMDGEILDEPLANAGRNRRWLETELDKLNVSIENVYLAQVDTYGQLTVDLFDDKIKVASPQEIPLLLAMIKKCQADLELFSLATESEETKKMYHHNALKIEKVINKLTPYLKN from the coding sequence GTGCCTGAGTGGTTGGACGTTGTTGTAAGATCTTTTCTCTTTATAGTTGTTTTGTTTTTAATTACGAAAATATTAGGAAAAAAGCAGTTAACAGAGCTTTCTTTCTTTGAGTATGTCACAGGAATTACAATCGGCAGTATTGCCGGAGAAGTCATTATGGGACTTGAAGGGAATATGTGGCATGGTGTAATCTCCATTTTAATTTTTGGGGCTGTTCCATTTTTTGTAGGTATCATTTCTTTAAAAAGCAAAAGATTCAGCGATTATGTTGAAGGAAAAGGAACAATATTTATTAAAGACGGTAAGGTGATGGAAGATAATTTAAAGAAAGAAAGATATACAGCTGATGAATTATTAGAACTTCTTCGCCGAAAAGATGTTTTTCAAGTTGCAGACGTGGAATTTGCTGTACTTGAACCAACTGGTGATTTAAGTGTTTTATTAAAAAAAGAAAATCGGCCAGTTACAGTAAAAGATCTTGGTTTAGTAACTCCAAATGAAAAAGAGCCGCAAACAGTTATCATGGATGGAGAAATTTTGGACGAACCACTTGCAAATGCTGGGAGAAATCGACGGTGGCTTGAAACAGAGTTGGACAAATTGAATGTAAGCATTGAAAATGTTTATTTGGCTCAAGTAGACACTTATGGTCAATTAACTGTTGACTTATTTGATGATAAAATAAAAGTAGCTTCCCCACAAGAAATACCATTGCTGTTAGCAATGATAAAAAAATGCCAGGCTGATTTAGAATTGTTCTCCTTAGCTACTGAATCAGAAGAGACAAAGAAAATGTATCATCATAATGCATTAAAAATCGAAAAAGTAATAAACAAGTTGACGCCATATCTTAAGAATTAG
- a CDS encoding YhcN/YlaJ family sporulation lipoprotein — MILLLIPGLFGCNAFQADEGQNGQNENPIRNVGYNQDDVGIREIRNGNNDFVRNNDNENRMEVADKAAERITELNEVRTANVIVTNQNAYAAVVLRDDTKGEVTDRLENKIADKVKAADPDIRNVFVSSNPDFIERMTDYGDRINEGDPIEGLFEEFNETVRRVFPNAR, encoded by the coding sequence ATGATTTTATTGTTAATACCAGGACTATTTGGATGTAACGCTTTTCAAGCGGATGAAGGACAAAATGGACAAAATGAAAATCCCATCCGAAATGTCGGATACAATCAGGATGATGTCGGTATTCGAGAGATTCGAAACGGTAACAATGACTTTGTTCGTAATAATGATAACGAAAACCGAATGGAAGTTGCTGATAAGGCTGCTGAACGTATAACAGAATTGAACGAAGTAAGGACAGCAAACGTGATTGTTACAAACCAAAATGCCTATGCTGCAGTTGTTTTACGCGACGATACAAAAGGCGAAGTAACAGATCGTCTAGAAAATAAGATAGCTGATAAAGTTAAGGCCGCAGATCCAGATATCCGAAACGTGTTTGTATCATCCAATCCTGATTTTATTGAACGAATGACAGATTACGGAGATAGAATAAATGAAGGCGATCCGATAGAAGGTTTATTTGAAGAATTCAATGAAACGGTTCGAAGAGTATTTCCAAACGCTCGTTGA
- a CDS encoding DUF3189 family protein, producing MIYIYNDFGGTHTTALAAAYHLKKLPSDRKLTKEEILNANYFNKLTSSDMGKLIFHGIDEDGNSVYTIGRRSSKLVVPALKNLSLLLQDKYNGHEKIVFSNTSPTVPFAMTIGGFLSRGLKIDFIGVSLLVLGAKQCCNDIIRLVENTKQKGKSNNETVIVLENHEFK from the coding sequence GTGATTTATATCTATAATGATTTCGGTGGAACACATACCACAGCCTTGGCAGCAGCTTATCATTTAAAAAAATTACCTAGTGATCGAAAGCTAACTAAAGAAGAAATACTGAATGCTAACTATTTTAATAAATTAACTAGTTCAGATATGGGAAAGCTCATTTTTCATGGAATAGATGAGGATGGAAATTCTGTTTATACAATAGGTCGAAGATCCTCCAAACTTGTTGTTCCTGCTTTAAAAAACCTAAGCTTATTATTGCAAGATAAATATAATGGTCATGAAAAAATAGTTTTTTCTAACACATCACCAACTGTTCCATTTGCGATGACAATTGGAGGATTCCTTTCTAGAGGGTTGAAAATTGATTTCATCGGTGTCTCGTTATTAGTTTTAGGTGCGAAACAATGCTGTAATGATATTATTCGATTGGTCGAGAACACGAAACAAAAAGGAAAATCGAATAATGAAACTGTGATTGTATTAGAAAATCACGAATTTAAGTAA